The sequence below is a genomic window from Flagellimonas marinaquae.
ATAAAACTACCTATTTTGGTTTTGCATCCATTGGCCTCAAATTTTGATGATTTGATCGCAAATCAATTGGAACCGAGCATCTATTCCATAAACATCCTGAACCAATTTCTGGACAGGGCAAAAGAAAAAAAACAAACGGATTATCCAATCCATATTAAATTCAATACCGGGCTGAACCGTTTAGGCTTTTCTGAAGCAGATGTTGATTCTATCGTAGAAAAGACCAAAGAGAACAGGTGCATAAAAATTAATTCTGTTTTTTCTCATTTGGTAGCCTCGGAAGATGTAAACGAACGAGTGTTCAGTTTAAAACAGATCAGCTCTTTCAAAAACATAAGCGATGCCATGACGGAAAAGTTGGGCTATGCCCCCATCCGCCATATGTTGAACACATCGGGAATCATCAATTATCCTGAAGCACAATTTGAGATGGTCCGTAGTGGAATTGGTCTTTATGGCTATGGCAATCAAGCAGAAGTGGATGCACAACTACAACCTGTGGCAACCTTAAAAACCATAATCTCTCAAATTCACGAAATTGGACTCGATCAATCCGTAGGCTATAATCGAGCATTTAAAGCAACCAGTGCGATTAAAAGTGCTACTTTGCCCATAGGGCATGCAGATGGTATTGGCCGTCAGTATGGAAAAGGCAAGGGATTTGTTACCATTAATGGGGAAAAGGCTCCTATAATCGGAAATGTGTGTATGGATATGATCATGGTAGATGTCACGAAAATTGACTGCCAAGAGGGAGATGAAGCCATAATTTTTGGTTCCGAAAAATCTGCTGAACAATTGGCCTCCATGGCCAACACGATTTCTTATGAAATTCTTACCGCTATTTCTCAAAGAGTAAAAAGAGAGGTCTTAAATCAATAATTTGTTTGTGTTTTTAACCAAATGGACGGCTTTTTTGCTTAATTTGTTTCTATATAACCAATACTTGACTATAAAATGGGATTTTTAAAAGAGTTTAAAGACTTTGCAATGAAAGGAAACCTGGTGGATATCGCCGTTGGTTTCGTTATGGGTGCTGCTTTTAAAGAAGTAGTGTCATCTTTTACCGGAGGAATTGTTTCTCCTTTGATCGGATTATTGTTCAACTCAGATTTCAACGATTTGAAATATGTGATCACTGAAGGCACACCAAATGATGCCGGAGAAATTGTAGGCGAAATTGCCGTATTGTACGGTTCGTTCTTAACCAATGTTATCGATTTTATTATCGTTGCATTTGTTATGTTCCTTATTGTAAAAGGCGTAAACAAAATGAAGAAAAAAGAGGAACCTGCGCCAGAAGCTCCGAAAGGACCGTCCCAAGAGGAACTCTTGGCCGAAATCCGCGATTTGTTGAAAAAATAAAAATCGTTGATGCTGAAAATAATTCAGCACTCCGCTACATCAAAATAACCTTTAAAAACCATCAATGTGTTTCGCTAATACATTGATGGTTGTTTTATTTATAACGTTTTGTTATTTTTTTATAAATGAAACTATATATGCTTGTTTAAACCGCTGACTGAATTACCTTTGCTACAAGAAATAGTTTTAAGATGAAAGTAGCAGTTGTTGGAGCCACCGGAATGGTAGGCGAAGTGATGTTGAAAGTATTGGAAGAGCGTAACTTCCCAATTTCAGAATTGTTGTTGGTTGCCTCGGAGCGTTCCGTTGGCAAAAAATTGACTTACAAAAACGAGGAGCATACCGTAATCGGCTTGGCAGATGCGGTAGCCGCTCGACCCGATATTGCCATTTTTTCGGCCGGTGGAGACACTTCGCTCGAATGGGCGCCCAAATTTGCAGAAGTCGGAACTACGGTTATCGATAACTCCTCAGCTTGGCGTATGGACCCCACCAAAAAATTGGTGGTACCAGAAATCAATGCCAGTGAATTGACCGCAGACGACAAAATCATAGCAAATCCCAACTGTTCCACCATTCAAATGGTGCTGGCTTTAGACCCTTTGCACAAAAAATACCAGATGAAACGTGTCGTAGTTTCCACCTATCAATCCGTTTCGGGAACAGGGGTCAAAGCTGTGGAACAAATGGAAAACGAAGCCGCGGGCATCGAAGGGGAAATGGCCTATCCCTACCCCATCAACCGAAACGCCTTGCCCCATTGCGACGTTTTCTTGGAAAACGGGTATACCAAAGAAGAGATGAAACTGGCTCGAGAGCCTCAAAAAATATTGGACGACCGCACCTTTTCCGTTACCGCGACTGCTGTACGTATTCCAACCGCTGGCGGGCACTCCGAATCCGTAAATGTAGAGTTTCACAACGACTTTGATTTGGCCGAAGTTCGAAAGCTCCTCAGTAAAACCCCCGGTATCGTAGTGCAGGACAATCCAGAAACAAACACTTACCCCATGCCTGTTTTTGCCAACGGGAAGGACGATGTTTTTGTTGGTAGAATTAGAAGGGACGAGACACAACCCAACACATTGAACATGTGGATCGTGGCGGACAACCTAAGAAAAGGGGCTGCAACCAATGCAGTGCAGATTGCGGAGTATTTGGTAAAGAACAATCTGGTTTCGAATACATCTGAACTAATTTCATAAATTTCGTTAAAGCATCGATTGCAGCCAATTGGTTTATGTCTTTTGTGGTATTTTTATCAGAATCAATCCGATAAAACATGAAAAACATTAGTCTGTTGGCTGCTTTGGTTTTGTTTGCAGCCTGCCAAGAAACTACAAAACAAAGAGAACCTATTACCGTGACCTACCCCACTACCAAAAAAGTTGATACCGTAGATAATTACTTCGGTACAGAAGTTCCCGACCCATATCGTTGGTTGGAGGATGATCGCAGCGAAGAAACCGAAGCATGGGTAAAACAGCAAAATGCCACGACTTTTGGTTATTTGGATAAAATTCCATTCCGCAAGGATCTTAAAAACCGACTGGAAAAACTTTGGAACTACGAAAAAGTAGGCTCCCCATTCAAAGAAGGAGATTATACCTATTACTACAAAAACAACGGTCTACAGAACCAATATGTGGTTTACCGTAAAAAAGACGATGGTAAAGAAGAGGTCTTTTTGGACCCTAACACTTTTTCCGAGGATGGTACTACATCTTTAATGGGCCTAAGTTTTACCAAAGACGGTTCCAAAGCCGCCTACCTTATTTCCGAAGGAGGGAGCGATTGGCGCAAGGGCATTGTGATCAATGCCGAATCCATGGAAATAGTTGAGGATACCTTGGTGGATATCAAGTTCAGTGGAATTTCGTGGAAAGGAAACGATGGTTTCTTTTACTCCAGCTACGACAAGCCCGAAGGAAGCGAGCTTTCAGCAAAAACGGACCAACACAAATTGTATTACCACAAATTGGGAACACCACAATCTGAAGATAAGATCATATTTGGTGGAACTGATGAGGAAAAACACCGTTACGTAGGCGGTTATGTTTCGGAAGATCAGAAGTATTTGTTCATTTCCGCTTCGGTATCAACATCGGGCAATAAATTGTTTCTGATGGACCTCTCCCAAGATAATCCTGAACTAGTGACTATTTTGGACGACACTGATTCCGATACTTATGTTATCGAAAACGAAGGGTCAAAACTCTATTTGGTAACCAACCGTGAGGCTCCCAACAAAAAGGTGGTCGTTGTAGATGCATCCAACCCTACTCCCGATAATTGGAAAGACCTTATCCCAGAAACAGAAAATGTTTTGACCGCAGGAACCGGAGGAGGATATTTCTTTACCGAATACATGGTAGACGCCATTTCCAAAGTACTCCAATACGATTATGACGGAAAATTAATCCGAGAAGTTGAGCTGCCAGGCGTAGGAAGCGCAGGTGGGTTTGGCGGCAAAAAGGAGGACAAGGAATTTTATTTCTCCTTTACCAATTACAATACACCTGGATCCACTTACAAATACAATGTGGAAACTGGGGAGTACGAGCAATATTGGAAGCCTCAGATTGATTTTGATCCGGACAACTACGAATCAAAACAAGTTTTCTACAACTCCAAGGACGGCACTAAAGTGCCTATGATCATTACCTATAAAAAAGGAACGGAACTTAACGGAAAAAACCCGACCATCCTATACGGCTATGGCGGTTTTAATGTGAGCCTTACACCCTCTTTCAGCATAGTAAATGCTGTTTGGATGGAGCAAGGCGGCGTGTATGCCGTTCCCAACCTAAGAGGAGGTGGGGAGTACGGCAAAAAATGGCACGATGCGGGCACCAAGCTTCAAAAACAGAATGTGTTCGATGACTTCATCGCCGCTGCCGAATATTTGATCGAAAACAAATACACCTCAAAAGAATATTTGGCCATCCGTGGAGGATCTAATGGTGGTCTTTTGGTGGGTGCAACCATGACCCAGCGACCCGATCTAATGCAAGTGGCTTTGCCTGCCGTAGGTGTAATGGACATGTTACGCTATCACACGTTTACTGCTGGTGCAGGATGGGCCTACGATTATGGAACTTCCGAGGATAACGAAGAAATGTTCAACTACATTAAAGGATATTCTCCCGTGCACAACGTAAAAGAAGGTACTGCCTACCCAGCTACTTTGGTCACTACAGGAGATCACGATGATCGCGTGGTTCCAGCGCACAGTTTTAAATTTGCTGCCGAATTACAGGAAAAACAAGCCGGAGACCAACCTACTTTGATCCGAATCGAGACCAATGCAGGACATGGAGCGGGCACCCCGGTAAGCAAGACCATTGAACAGTATGCCGACATCTTCGGGTTTACGCTGTTCAATATGGGATTTGATGAATTGCCCAACCAAGCAGTGCTCAAAGAGTTTAAAGATTGACATATTATAGGCTGTTCAGAAAGTAACTTAAAACGTCATTCTGAATTTATTTCAGAATCTTATACATTAAAAACAACATAATGTGAGAACCTGAAACAAGTTCAGGTTGACAAACATAGCTTCTGAACAGCTTTTTACACGTTTATGCTAAAAGTTCAAATAAATTCTTTCGGTTATAAAAACCGGGCCATTTTAAAGGATATTGCTTTTGACGTTGCTCCAGGGGAGCATGTGGCCTTAATGGGCGAAAGCGGCTCTGGAAAAAGCACCTTGCTGAAAATCATCTACGGGCTGCTCCATGTAGAAGAAGGCTCTGTTTTTTGGGGCGAAAAAGAAGCTCTTGGACCCAATTTTAATCTGGTTCCCGGAGAGCCATACATGAAATATTTGGCCCAAGATTTTGATTTGATGCCATTCATCTCCGTAGAAGAAAATATAGGTCAGTTCCTTTCTGTTTTTGAGCGGGAAACACACGAGGAAAGAATCAACGAATTGTTGGAGCTTATCGAAATGATGCCATATGCCAAGACCAAAGTAAAATTTCTCAGTGGAGGCCAACAGCAGCGTGTGGCACTTGCCCGGGTATTGGCGCAAGAACCAGAAGTCTTGCTTTTGGACGAACCTTTTGGCCATATCGATAACTTTAAGCGCAGTTCCCTTAGGAGAAATCTTTTTTTATACCTAAAAAAACAAGGCATTACCGTACTTACGGCAAGCCACGACCCCAGTGATGTACTTCCCTTCGCTGAGCGCACCCTTATCTTGGAAAACGGTACAATAATCGCCAATGAAAACACCAAAGACCTGTACAACAATCCACCCAATTATTACACAGCCTCTTTGTTCGGACAAGTGAACCAAGTGCCCATGAAGTTATTGAAATCTTATTCCGAAATCGATAAATCGGTGTTGGTCTATCCACACGAATTCAAATTTTCCGATTCTTCGGGCCTACAAGTGGAGGTAAGACAAAGTTTTTTTAGTGGCGGCCATTACCTGAATGAAGGAACAGCTATAGATGGAACCATCATTTTCTTCAACTCCGAGAAAAAACAGGAGGAAGGAACAACCATTTTTCTTAATGTATCTTTGAAGACCATTAACAAAAGGCTTCAGGTTGGACAAAAAACAAATTCATAGGGAACTTCAGTTCAAGGCCATGCGAAGCAGTGGTGCCGGTGGGCAACACGTAAACAAAGTTTCTTCGAAAGTGGAACTCACTTTTAATATTTCTACTTCGCAAGGACTATCCGATAGGGAAAAACAACGGATACTTCTTAAACTACAATCCCGACTTACCCAAGATAGCGCTTTAATTTTGCAATGCGACGAAGCTCGCAGTCAACACCGCAACAAAGACCTTGTAGTCAAACGTTTTTTCGACATTCTAAAAAATGCATTGATAATCCCTAAAAAGCGAAAAGCGACCAAACCCACCAAAACTTCTAAAGAAAAACGGTTAAAGTCCAAAAAGAAAACCGCAGAGAAAAAGATATCCCGTAAGCGTCCCGATTTGGGAAACTGATAATTTTTCAGTTATTAACTCACAGAATTACCAACCCTTCAAAAAAAACATCTGTGATAAATTGATATCATATCCATTTAATTTCCTCAATACAAATGCTTAAATTTCAAGCATATTAAACTAATTCATAAAATGATTTCTAAAACTAAAAGCTTAAAAACACTACTGTACTCCACCGTTTTGTTTTTGTTCTGTGCTGCATTTTCAATAGCCCAGAATGTTCCCAAACCAGAAGATGTATTTGGATTTAAATTAGGTGCCGATTATAAATTGGCTGATTATTCACAGATCGAAGATTACTTGATGAAGCTGGACAATGCTTCCAGCAGGGTAAAAATGCAAGAGATCGGTGAGACTGTTTTAGGTCGCAAAATGTATATTGTTTTTGTTTCCTCGGAAGAAAACTTGGCACAGTTGGATAAATGGAAGGATATCAGCACCAAATTGGCGCGCGTGCAAGTGGGCGAACAAGAAGCCGTAAAATTGTCCGAAGAAGGAAAAGCCATTGTTTGGGTGGATGGCGGTATCCACTCTACGGAACTGGCAGGTACACAAGTTACTCCGGAAATGGCATACACCTTGGCCACTTCCGAAACAGAGGAAATGAAAAAGATAAGGAATAATGTGATTACCATTATTATGCCCAATATGAACCCCGATGGTCTGGATATCGTCGCTGATTGGTACCGTAAAAACTTGGGGACACCTTACGAAACATCTCGCCCCCCGATTCTTTACCACTATTATATGGGGCACGACAATAACCGTGATTGGTTTATGAACAACCTACCGGAAACCTACAATGTTACCAAAATACTGTACAACGAGTGGTACCCGCAGATTGTTTTTAATCATCATCAGACTTCACCATCTTGGACCAAGATTTCCATTCCTCCCTATGCCGACCCAGTAAACCCAAGAATACATCCGGCAATTACATCAGGAGTAAGCGAAGTTGGTTCTGCCATGTCCAAACGTTTTTCTTTGGAAAATATGCCCGGAGCCATTGCCGATAACTTTTATACAATGTTCTGGAACGGTGGAGCACGTACCGTGCCCTATTACCATAATATGATCGGTATTTTGACCGAAACAGGGCATGCCTCCCCCACACCACGATATTACGACCCTGAGAAATTGCCCAAGACCGTAGCCGGAGGAACACCTACCGATGGCACCGACATTATGTACCCAGACCCATGGAAAGGTGGAGAGTCCCATTTTAGGGATGCTGTTGATTATATGTTGACCGCAACATGGGCTACTTTGGACCTTGCTGCCGACCGTAAGAGCAACTACCTGTACAACATCTACAAAATGGGTAAATCTTCTGTCGATAAAGGCAAAACAGAAGGTCTGTATGCTTACATTATCGGTAAAGAACAATGGGATTCCTTTGAGGCCGTAAATTTGGTAAATGTTTTGCTCAGAGGCGGAATCGAAGTCCAAAGAGCCACCAAGGATTTTACGGTGAACGGTGTAGAATACGAAAAAGGTTCTTACTTAATCTATACCGCACAGGCGTTTAGACCGTACTTGCTAGACCTCATGGAAAAGCAAAACTACCCCACCCGCTTTCAATATCCGGGCGGTCCTCCGGACACCCCTTATGATTTGGCAGGATGGACATTGCCCATGCAAATGGGAATTGAGGTCGCTAAAATAGAAAAGCCTTTTAAAGCACCTACCGAAAAAGTATCGGGCTTGGTTAACTATTACGAAGGTACCTTAAACCGAAATGGTTCCTTCGGATATGCACTTAACGTAAACACCAATGCCTCCGTAATCGCAACAAACAAAATACTAAAGGCAGGAGGTACGGCACACAAGAGCATGACCGAGTTCAAAGCGGGCAAGAAAACCTTTCCGGCAGGATCCTACATTGTTTCTGGAGATAAGGAATTGATGGAATCACTAGCAGATGAATTCGGATTGGAATTCACTGGACTGTCCGCAAAACCAGAAGTACAACTCAAAAAAATCCATTTGCCCAAAGTAGGTTTGTACAAGTCTTGGGTGGCCAATATGGATGAAGGTTGGACACGCTTTATCATGGACGAATATGAGTTTGATATGGATACCTTGCACGATGCCGACATAAAAACCAAGGATTTATCGCAGTATGATGCCATTATTATCCCATCGCAAAGAGCAAGCTCCATTTTGCACGGACACAATACAATGAGCATGCCCGAGAAATTCACGGGAGGAATTGGGCTTAAAGGAACATTGGCGTTGAGCAACTATGTTGAGGAAGGCGGAACCTTGATTGCTTTTGATGCCGCCAGTGATTTTGTGATAGAACAATTTGGTTTGCCATTGCGCGATGCCGTAAAAGGCGCCGACAACAACGATTTCTTTATTCCCGGCTCCTTGATCAAGGCCGGAGTGGATACTTCTCATCCGTTGGCCTTCGGTATGAAGGACACCGTTGCCGTTTCCTTTAACAGGAGCAGGGCCTTTACCATAAACAAACAGAGAAAAACGGGCGAAGGCGGAAAAGAGGACATTAAAGATGCCCCTGCCCCCGAAGTCGAAGTTATTGTTAACTATGCTGCAAAAGATCTGTTGATGAGCGGCTGGGCCATGGGCGAAGATCGCTATATAGCAAAAAAGCCGGCAATGGTAAAAGCCAAGTACGGAAAAGGTGCGGCCATCTTGTTTGCCTTCCGTCCGCAATTTAGGGCACAGCCACGCGGCACTTACAAATTGATTTTTAATGCGATTTATGAAGGTGCTTCAGAGTAGAAGAGCATCTTAATGTATAAAGGAAAACCGCATCAAATTGATGCGGTTTTTTTTCTTGTAAAGAATGTGAAACCTATCGTTCTGTATGGGTTTCAGATTGATGAAAATCCATGATATCCTCTCACTTAAACAAAATCGCCACGGCACCAATCGCGGTTACGATCAAAATAAAGCGTTTGTAATTTTTTTCGTTGATCTTCTTCACCAAAAAAACACCTAAGATCAAACCGCCTCCAATTGCCGGCAATAATCTCAAATTAATCAATAGGCTATCTGCCGAGATTGTTTTCCAAACAAAAACATGAAAAGGCAGTTTAAACAGGTTGGTAATAAAAAACAGCCATGCCGCCGTGCCCACAAATTCATTTTTTGGCAATCGCATGGCCAAAAAGAAAATATTGGTAAATGCTCCCGCCAAATTCCCAATCATGGTGCAAATCCCCGCCAAAACGCCCATGGAGCCGGAAAACAACCAATGGGTAGGGACCTTTTTGGACTTCCTGCGATCCCACCAGATCAGCATCCCCAAACTAATAAATATCACTACCACCATGCCCCATTTAAATTCGCGCTCTGGCAGATCTTTTCCAATAAATACCCCGGCCAAGATCCCCAAGATCATCCATGGAATAAATTTTATAATGTATTTCCATTGGGTATGCCGGTTGTAATAGACCACGGCAAAAACATCGCCCACGATCAACAAGGGAATAAAGAGCCCCGTAGATGCACGCGAACCGAAAGCCAATGCCATAAGGGTTACATTAAAAATGGACATCCCTTTAAGTCCGGCCTTGGAAACACCCATTAAAAAAGCCGCTGTAGCGGCCATGGCCCAAGCAGTAACAGATATATCGGAAAAAGCAGAGAGAAGCATGTAGCATTTTTAGAGGTACACAAAAGTAACCCAAAAAAGCTATCTTTAACTCCAGCCAAACCAAGCAAATGAAACTAGAACTTTTAGATTACATCATCATTTTTGGGTTTTTTGCCCTTGTTCTCTTTATTGGAATATACGTATCCAAAACATCTGGCAAAAACACGGCTGAGTACTTTTTATCGGGGCGCAGCATGCCTTGGTGGCTTTTAGGGTTCTCGATGGTGGCTACCACTTTCTCTACCGACACCCCCAACCTGGTAACGGATTTTGTACGGACGGACGGTGTATCCGGAAACTGGGGCTGGTGGGCCTTTTTACTTACCGGCCTGCTCACGGTTTTTGTATATGCCAAACTATGGAGAAAATCCAATGTCGCTACCGATATGGAGTTTTATGACCTTAGATATGGAGGAAAACCTGCTCATTTCTTAAGAGGGTTCCGGTCTTTATATCTTGGTGTGGTCTTTAATGTAATGGCCATGTCGGCCGTAACCTTGGCCGCTATCAAAATTGGGCAGGTAATGCTCGGTCTGGAACCTGTTGAAACCGTTCTTATCGGTGGCACCGTAACTGTGGTCTTTAGTGCCATTGGAGGGTTTAGAGGTGTGGTCTACACAGATTTCATTCTGTTTTTTGTTGCTATGGGCGGTGCCATTGGAGCCGCGGTATATTTGGTGAATATGCCAGAAGTTGGTGGGCTGGACAATATTTTGGCCAATACACAGGTACAGGAAAAAATGTCGATACTTCCCGATTTTTCGGATACCGATGCTTTGATAAGTTTATTGATCATACCCCTAGCGGTCCAATGGTGGAGTGCTTGGTACCCCGGCGGTGAACCTGGCGGAGGCGGTTATATTGCACAACGTATGCTGGCCGCAAAAAATGAAAACCATGCCATTGGAGCAACCTTTTTCTTCAACATTTTGCATTATGCCCTTAGACCCTGGCCATGGATATTGGTAGCATTGGCGTCTATTGTTGTATTTCCGGATTTGGAAAGTATCCGGCAAGCCTTTCCCGATGTGCCGGAAAACATCCTCAAAAATGATCTGGCCTACTCTGCCATGCTTACCATGCTGCCCACAGGACTATTGGGACTGGTATTGGCATCGTTGGGAGCGGCATATATGTCAACCATCTCCACCCACCTTAATTGGGGATCCTCTTATATTGTGAATGATTTTTACAAACAGCAGGTCAACAAAAAAGCTTCCGAAAAAGAGTTGGTTAATGTGGGACGGATTTCCACGGTCGTCCTGATGGTCCTGAGCAGTCTATTCGCTTTGGAACTTAGCAATGCGACCCAGCTATTCGATATAATCATTATGTTCGGGGCAGGTACTGGACTTATCTTTTTATTGAGATGGTTCTGGTGGCGAATAAATGCGTGGAGCGAAATAGTGGCAATGTTCTCATCCGGAATTATTTCAATAGTATTCTGGCAATATGAAGATGTCCTCTTTTTATCAGACGGGGCTCCTTTCCCCACATGGAGCAAATTTCCACTGGTTGTTCTTATTACCACTATTTTATGGTTAGCCACTACATTTTTGACCAAACCAGAAGAAAACAAAGTGCTCTACCGTTTCTACAAAACCACAAAACCTGGTGGCCCAGGATGGAAAAAGCTTCATGAAGAAGCTAAGGCCGAAGGCATTTCTTTGGATGATGAAAATGTGAAATGGAGCGTCCCATCCGGTGTTTTGGCCATGATCGTTGGTTGTATTTTGGTTTATGGTTGTCTTTTTGCTACCGGAAATTGGATCTACGGCAATTATCCTTTGGCCATGGGGCTCAGTATCTTGGTATTGGTAGCCACATTCATACTTTTGAGAATTTGGCGGGGAATGAAAAATGTATTCTAATCGACTTAGTCTCGCAGTTCCAATAACCTCGAAACATACTTTCCGACCACATCAAACTCCAAGTTTACGGTAGAACCTACTTTGTAGGCATGAAATCGGGTGTGTTCGTAAGTGTAGGGTATAATTGCGACACTAAAGCTGTTCTTCTGTGAGTTTACCACTGTTAAACTTACACCGTCCACGGTAATGGATCCTTTTTCTATGGTCACATTGTTTACATGGGGATTGTACTCAAAAGTGTAGATCCAGCTTCCGTCTTTTTGATCAATGGATTGGCAAACGGCCGTTTGATCTACGTGGCCCTGCACAATATGACCGTCCAATCGGGCGCCCAACACCATAGCTCGCTCTAAATTTACCTCATCGCCAACTTTTAACTCGCCCAAATTGGTTTTGCTCAAGGTTTCCTCGATTGCCGTTACGGTATAATTATCCCCGTCCAAGGACACTACGGTGAGGCAGACCCCATTGTGCGAAACGCTTTGGTCTATCTTCAACTCCGAGGTAATCTCGGCCCTAACGGTAATATGGAGATTTCCCCCATCTTTTTCTATCTTTTCAACCTTACCCAAAGTCTCAATGATCCCTGTGAACATGTGTATTATTAATTGACTAGTTTTGTAATGCAAAAGTAGCCATAACAGCGTTCATTTTATGAAGGAAAATCAAAAAATAAAGTTAGGGATCTCTATTGGGGACATTAATGGAATTGGGTGCGAAGTGGCACTAAAAACGTTTGAAGACCCTCGTATGTTGGACTTTTGTACGCCGGTATTCTTTGCGTCCAATAAAACTATTTCACAACAGATCAAAGATTTGGGCCTTAACATAAAATTCAATGGTGTTAGGGATGCCGATCAAGCACTGGAAGGCAAAATCAACATAGTAAATGTTTGGAAAGAGATGCCGAACATTGCCTATGGGGAGGCCACAAAGCAAGGGGGCGATTATGCCATACGCTCCCTACGAGCGGCCGTTGCTGCTTTGAAAGAGGATAAAATCGATGTGTTGGTAACGGCGCCCATCAACAAAAACAACATACAATCGGAGGACTTTAATTTCCCCGGCCATACGGACTTCCTTGCCCAAGAACTTAAAGGTGAAAGCTTAATGTTTATGGTAACCAACGAGTTGCGCGTTGGTTTGTTAACCGACCACATCGCCGTTAAAGATGTGGCCAAAACCATTACGCCTAAATTAATCCGTAACAAAATTGCCATTATGGAGAAATCCTTAAAAATGGATTTTGGGATTCGACGGCCCAAGATTGCAATGTTGGGAATCAATCCGCATTCCGGAGACAACGGGACCATAGGTGAAGAAGATGATAAAGTACTTAAGCCCACAATACAAGAACTTTTTAACAAAGGTACTTTGGTTTATGGCCCTTATTCCGCAGATAGCTTTTTTGGCTCCGATAACCATAAGGGGTTTGATGCCGTTTTGGCAGCCTATCACGACCAAGGTTTGATCCCTTTTAAGACGCTTTCCTTTGGAAAGGGAGTAAATTACACGGCCGGATTGGATAAGGTAAGGACTTCTCCCGACCATGGAACTGCCTATGAAATAGCAGGAAAAGGAATGGCCGACGAAAGCTCTTTTAAAGAGGCGGTATTTACTGGAATCCAAGTGTTTAAAAACAGGACCGAATACTTGGACTTGCACAAAAACCCGTTGCAAAAACAAAAAATGAAGCGTGGCAATTAAAAAGTTAGAAGCAATTTGGATATTTGTTGTTGTAAGAATTGCAGTTTTGTAAATTAGTAGTATCTTTGCACCCGCCTTT
It includes:
- the pdxA gene encoding 4-hydroxythreonine-4-phosphate dehydrogenase PdxA gives rise to the protein MKENQKIKLGISIGDINGIGCEVALKTFEDPRMLDFCTPVFFASNKTISQQIKDLGLNIKFNGVRDADQALEGKINIVNVWKEMPNIAYGEATKQGGDYAIRSLRAAVAALKEDKIDVLVTAPINKNNIQSEDFNFPGHTDFLAQELKGESLMFMVTNELRVGLLTDHIAVKDVAKTITPKLIRNKIAIMEKSLKMDFGIRRPKIAMLGINPHSGDNGTIGEEDDKVLKPTIQELFNKGTLVYGPYSADSFFGSDNHKGFDAVLAAYHDQGLIPFKTLSFGKGVNYTAGLDKVRTSPDHGTAYEIAGKGMADESSFKEAVFTGIQVFKNRTEYLDLHKNPLQKQKMKRGN